One region of Quercus lobata isolate SW786 chromosome 2, ValleyOak3.0 Primary Assembly, whole genome shotgun sequence genomic DNA includes:
- the LOC115976901 gene encoding uncharacterized protein LOC115976901, which yields MNRSYKNYRSSLKKKWFKPYEKDPEEALEILPPNMVDDDWNYLVHLWSNKDWKTMCDKNKYSRSKNFIIHITGSKSFQQRSEEEREKTGEDPSRLQLFEITHTRSNGQAANETTQEALMKFKRLTIEVAEGSLQMSGNEMFVEVFGPEHHGRVRGYGDGISPTELWGSSSSTIRDLQMQLKESEERCKENDANLLRQLKESEERSKENDANLLRKLKESKEHHKESDANVQLLKAQVNRVESLLAQVLKNMAPFELAQSDCSS from the exons ATGAATAGGTCATACAAAAATTACCGAAGCTCCTTGAAGAAAAAATGGTTTAAGCCATATGAGAAGGATCCTGAGGAGGCACTAGAAATTTTGCCACCTAACATGGTGGATGATGATTGGAACTATCTTGTGCATTTATGGAGCAATAAGGACTGGAAG ACAATGTGTGATAAAAACAAGTATAGTCGTTCCAAAAACTTTATCATTCACATTACTGGATCAAAAAGCTTCCAACAACGAAGTGAAGAAGAG AGGGAGAAAACTGGAGAAGATCCTAGTCGACTTCAATTATTTGAGATCACACATACAAGATCTAATGGCCAAGCTGCAAATGAAACTACACAGGAAGCATTG ATGAAATTTAAGAGACTTACTATTGAAGTGGCTGAAGGGTCTTTGCAAATGTCTGGCAATGAAATGTTTGTAGAGGTATTTGGACCTGAACATCATGGTCGTGTTCGTGGTTATGGTGATGGTATTAGTCCTACAGAGTTATGGGGTTCCTCTTCATCTACTATTCGTGACCTCCAAATGCAATTGAAAGAATCTGAGGAAAGATGTAAGGAGAATGATGCAAACCTTTTGAGGCAATTGAAAGAATCTGAGGAAAGAAGCAAGGAGAATGATGCTAACCTTCTAAGGAAATTGAAAGAATCTAAGGAACACCACAAGGAGAGTGACGCTAATGTACAACTCTTGAAGGCACAAGTTAATCGGGTTGAGAGTTTGCTAGCACAAGTACTCAAAAACATGGCCCCATTTGAGCTAGCTCAATCTGATTGTTCTTCTTAA